The Georgenia sp. TF02-10 genome window below encodes:
- a CDS encoding PDZ domain-containing protein → MRQQRVPAAGREDPDRRAADPAAVAGPAAPGPAAVGRDAAAAPGTDREPVVSRRSVTLVVAGAVLALLGLVAAVVPLPYAVEGPGPTVDTLGEHDGDPLIHVDGAETYPTAGDLLLTTVTVSGGPGYPVTAVDVLAGWLSAQEVVLPVESVFPDGRTRKALDAESTAEMTSSQTNATVAALAEVGHEVPMVLTVDQVLDGSGADGVVRPGDVVTSIQAAGEERREVTTFADLTAVLATTPAGTEVALGVQRDGAAQVLDLTTTADPARDRGSVLGVVLMPDVELPVQVELDIEDIGGPSAGLMFALGIVDVLTPGPLTGGASVAGTGTIGLDGEVGAIGGIRQKLLGAARDGARWFLAPEANCAEVAGHVPAGLDVVAVDTLAEAHAAVAAIAAGDGDRLPGCPAS, encoded by the coding sequence GTGCGGCAGCAGCGCGTTCCCGCGGCCGGGCGGGAGGACCCCGACCGTCGGGCGGCCGACCCCGCGGCCGTCGCCGGGCCGGCCGCCCCCGGCCCGGCCGCCGTCGGGCGCGACGCCGCCGCAGCGCCCGGGACCGACCGCGAACCGGTGGTCTCCCGCCGCTCGGTGACGCTCGTCGTCGCCGGCGCCGTGCTGGCCCTGCTGGGCCTCGTCGCGGCGGTGGTGCCGCTGCCGTACGCCGTCGAGGGGCCCGGTCCCACCGTCGACACCCTCGGCGAGCACGACGGCGACCCGCTCATCCACGTCGACGGCGCCGAGACCTACCCGACCGCCGGCGACCTGCTGCTCACCACCGTCACGGTCAGCGGCGGCCCGGGCTACCCGGTGACCGCCGTCGACGTGCTCGCCGGGTGGCTGTCCGCGCAGGAGGTCGTGCTGCCGGTGGAGTCGGTCTTCCCCGACGGGCGCACTCGCAAGGCGCTGGACGCCGAGTCCACCGCGGAGATGACCTCCTCCCAGACCAACGCCACCGTGGCCGCGCTCGCCGAGGTCGGCCACGAGGTGCCCATGGTGCTCACCGTGGACCAGGTCCTCGACGGCTCCGGCGCCGACGGCGTGGTCCGGCCGGGCGACGTCGTCACCTCGATCCAGGCCGCCGGGGAGGAGCGGCGGGAGGTCACCACCTTCGCCGACCTGACCGCGGTGCTCGCCACCACCCCGGCCGGCACCGAGGTGGCGCTGGGCGTGCAGCGGGACGGCGCTGCGCAGGTCCTCGACCTCACGACGACGGCCGACCCGGCCCGGGACCGCGGCAGCGTGCTGGGCGTCGTCCTGATGCCCGACGTCGAGCTGCCCGTCCAGGTCGAGCTCGACATCGAGGACATCGGCGGGCCGAGCGCGGGCCTGATGTTCGCCCTCGGCATCGTCGACGTCCTCACCCCCGGGCCGCTGACCGGCGGCGCCAGCGTGGCCGGCACCGGCACGATCGGGCTGGACGGGGAGGTCGGCGCGATCGGCGGGATCCGGCAGAAGCTCCTCGGCGCCGCGCGGGACGGCGCGCGGTGGTTCCTCGCCCCGGAGGCGAACTGCGCGGAGGTGGCCGGGCACGTCCCGGCCGGGCTGGACGTCGTCGCGGTCGACACCCTGGCCGAGGCGCACGCGGCCGTGGCTGCCATCGCGGCCGGCGACGGCGACCGCCTGCCCGGCTGCCCCGCGTCCTGA
- a CDS encoding PadR family transcriptional regulator, whose product MDTTQLLKGMLDLAVLAVVEREDSYGYDVVRRLRAAGLAEVGDASVYGTLRRLYAAGALTSYVVPSETGPHRKYYGVTPQGRTTLAHQSKQWREFATTMTDLLDVPEAS is encoded by the coding sequence ATGGACACCACGCAGCTCCTCAAGGGAATGCTCGACCTGGCGGTGCTCGCCGTCGTCGAGCGCGAGGACTCCTACGGGTACGACGTGGTCCGGCGGCTGCGCGCCGCCGGGCTCGCCGAGGTGGGGGACGCCTCGGTCTACGGGACGCTGCGCCGGTTGTACGCCGCCGGCGCGCTCACGAGCTATGTCGTGCCGTCGGAGACCGGACCGCACCGCAAGTACTACGGCGTGACGCCCCAGGGCCGTACCACGCTCGCTCACCAGTCGAAACAGTGGCGGGAGTTCGCCACGACGATGACCGACCTTCTCGACGTGCCGGAGGCCTCCTGA